The nucleotide sequence GGTGGTCATCCGCGCGGCGGAAGGCCTCGACGTCGCCCACCGCCAGCACCAGGTCCACCCGGCGGCCACGAGCCTGCTCGAGCGCGTCCAGCCACGTCTCCACACGGTGGAAGCGGCCATGGATGTCGCCCACGGCCGCGACAAGTAGGGGTTCCGGCATCTTGCTTGAAAGGCTGCACGCGCCGTATCGCCCTGTCGAGTCGAGATCATCTCTTGTCGCCAATGCCTGACAGAACGCAACCTCCCCAGGCGGCCAAACCCCGGGCGCGGCGGATGACGCACCCCGTCCAACCCGTGCCATTGAAGTCCGAAAGCGGCCAGACAGCGGCCACCCGGTATGGGAGTTTGCCCGCCATGAACGGCCTGGACGCCAGCGCGTGCTACCGCGCGATGCAGACCCGAGATGCCCGCTTCGACGGCCGGTTCTTCACCGCCGTCCGGACGACGCGCATCTATTGCCGGCCCATCTGCCCCGCCCGGACGCCCCGGTTCGAGAACTGCACCTTCTATCCGAGCGCCGCCGGGGCCCAGGAGGCGGGCTACCGGCCCTGCCTGCGCTGCCGCCCGGAGACGTCACCGGACCTCGCCTTCTGGCGGGGCACCTCCAACACCGTCGCCCGGGCCCTGGCGCTCATCGCCGAGGGCGGCCTGGATGACGACGGCACCGGGGTGGAGGAGCTCGCGGGCCGACTGGGCGTGGGTGACCGGCAGTTGCGGCGGTTGTTCCAGCAGCACCTGGGGGCCTCGCCTGTAGCCGTCGCCCAGACACGGCGCGTGCTGTTCGCCCGGCAACTCCTGCACGAGACGACCCTACCCATGGCCGAGGTGGCACTGGCCTCGGGGTTCCGCAGCGTCCGCCGCTTCAACGACGTGTTCCGGGCCCTGTATGGACGACCGCCCAGCGCGCTCCGCAGGAGCCGGGCGCCAGTGGCCGAAGCCGCCGCGGGTGTCACGCTCTTCGTCCCCTACCAGCCCCCTTATGACTGGGAGGCGATGCTGGCGCATTTGGAGGCACGGGCCCTCCCGGGCCTGGAGCACATCGAGGCCGGGCGCTACCGGCGGACCGTGGCGACCACGGACGGTCAGGGCGCCGTCGAAGTCTTCCGAGCCCCTGGACGCGACGGGTTGCTCGCGACGCTCCGCCTCCCCCGAGTTCAGGCCCTGCCCACGGTGGTGGGGCAGGTCCGGCGCGTCTTCGACGTGGGCGCGGACATGGACGTCATCCGGGAACACCTGTCCCGCGACCCGCACCTCGCTCCGCTGGTGTCCCTGCGGCCGGGACTGCGAGCCCCCGGAGGCTGGGACGGCTTCGAGCTCGCGGTCCGGGCCGTGTTGGGACAGCAAGTCACGGTCGCCGCGGCGCGCGGCCTGGGTGCGCGGCTGGTCGCGGCGTATGGCGAGCCCGCCGGCGTCGAATCGACGGGAGACGCGCGTCTGACGCACAGCTTCCCTCGGCCGGAGAGACTGGCGCGGGAGGACTTGAGCTCGCTCGGGATGCCCGCCGCCAGGGCCCGGACCTTGTCGAGCCTGGCCGCCGCGGCCGTCGCGGACCCGAGGCTGTTCCAGCCGCGTGCCACGCTGGAGGAGACCGTGGAACGCTTCAAACGCATCCCCGGCATTGGAGACTGGACGGCGCAGTACATCGCGTTGCGCGCCGTGCGCGAAACGGATGCCTTCCCTTCGGCGGATGTCGCGCTGCTGCGCGC is from Myxococcus virescens and encodes:
- a CDS encoding AlkA N-terminal domain-containing protein, coding for MNGLDASACYRAMQTRDARFDGRFFTAVRTTRIYCRPICPARTPRFENCTFYPSAAGAQEAGYRPCLRCRPETSPDLAFWRGTSNTVARALALIAEGGLDDDGTGVEELAGRLGVGDRQLRRLFQQHLGASPVAVAQTRRVLFARQLLHETTLPMAEVALASGFRSVRRFNDVFRALYGRPPSALRRSRAPVAEAAAGVTLFVPYQPPYDWEAMLAHLEARALPGLEHIEAGRYRRTVATTDGQGAVEVFRAPGRDGLLATLRLPRVQALPTVVGQVRRVFDVGADMDVIREHLSRDPHLAPLVSLRPGLRAPGGWDGFELAVRAVLGQQVTVAAARGLGARLVAAYGEPAGVESTGDARLTHSFPRPERLAREDLSSLGMPAARARTLSSLAAAAVADPRLFQPRATLEETVERFKRIPGIGDWTAQYIALRAVRETDAFPSADVALLRALTGADGVRPAPDEALRRSEAWSPWRAYAAQHLWAADAARPGPAPHLPRSPSRQRDDDAPAAAFAHGPRPHTHRLDAGRL